CCAATAGCTCACTTCGGTTTTGCCGTTGTCTTCATAGCTCAAGACGCTGCCGGCCACCCGATCGTCCAAGACGATGGTCTTGATGATCACCGTTGTATCCGCCAAAATTCGGCTCCAATGTACGGTAAAAGCTTCCAGGTTAGTTGGATCCTTGGCCGTAAAGGCGGCCATGAAATTGGCTTCTGGATCGAGTTCCTGCTCAAAGAAGATCAGGATATCCGTTTCGATGACCTCGCGTAGCCTGAGATGTCGGTTCATAAAGTTTTCTCCTTGAAGGTAGTGGTTAAGCTTGGCATCTTGGCCACCACCGGACACCATGTCTCCTAAGCTCAAGGGTCTCGCGTCCGGTTCTGTGAGAAACTAAGGGAGCAGTTACCTTCAGTTTACCCGCCCCTTTTCAGAAAGCTTCTTTCATACCCTGAAAACAGAGT
Above is a window of Methylobacter sp. S3L5C DNA encoding:
- a CDS encoding GNAT family N-acetyltransferase: MVSGGGQDAKLNHYLQGENFMNRHLRLREVIETDILIFFEQELDPEANFMAAFTAKDPTNLEAFTVHWSRILADTTVIIKTIVLDDRVAGSVLSYEDNGKTEVSYWLGKEFWGQGIATPALREFLAHVNQARPIYARAAKDNLRSLRVLQKCGFLVIGEAKGFANARCQEIEEMLLELRGGDTP